The following proteins are encoded in a genomic region of Papaver somniferum cultivar HN1 unplaced genomic scaffold, ASM357369v1 unplaced-scaffold_10, whole genome shotgun sequence:
- the LOC113326258 gene encoding zinc finger BED domain-containing protein RICESLEEPER 1-like codes for MAVNMMKKFERYWKLTSKTFAIASILDPRFKMKLLDYYFPLIYPGNSEEKKLEVMEVLKRLYNEYATHYAYSAHVYSANISKNQVNMEDSVGSSGNTSSSQSSFTSRRKGLTAFLEESSQHDVVRTYLEKYLSADVHPIRKGSVIDLNDSSFDVLGWWKFHGPMYPIVAVIARDILAIHASSVVEL; via the coding sequence ATGGCAGTGAATAtgatgaaaaagtttgaaagataTTGGAAACTTACTAGTAAAACATTTGCAATAGCTTCCATTTTAGATCCTCGGTTTAAAATGAAATTATTGGATTACTATTTCCCATTAATATATCCTggtaacagcgaggagaagaagtTAGAAGTTATGGAAGTCTTGAAAAGATTGTATAATGAATATGCAACACACTATGCTTATTCAGCTCATGTATACTCAGCAAACATTTCGAAAAATCAAGTGAACATGGAAGATTCAGTTGGTAGTAGTGGTAATACTTCATCTTCTCAAAGTTCTTTTACTTCTAGAAGGAAGGGTTTGACGGCATTTCTGGAAGAAAGTTCACAACATGACGTTGTTCGCACATATCTAGAGAAATACCTATCAGCTGATGTTCACCCTATTAGAAAAGGAAGTGTTATTGATCTGAATGATtctagttttgatgttttggggTGGTGGAAATTTCATGGACCAATGTATCCAATTGTAGCAGTGATAGCTCGTGATATATTAGCAATTCATGCGTCATcggtggtagagttgtag